The window TGTTTCAGAAAAATCTTCGTCTGAAAATGATTAAGAAACAACATTTTCCCCGTTTGTATAAACACGTGTGATATTAGAATACACGTGTTTTCAGTCCTGTTTATTTATAATGACATAATTTCTGATGAACTAAggatgtgttaaaaaaaaacaaacttttctccAACAACATTTTTGGTGACACttaattttaaagcaaaaccaaaactttcTTCCAGCTTTAAACAAACTGATTTATGACaacgtttgtttttgttctcttaaaaactaaataacacgCTAAGGAGCTAACATCTAATGAAGTTAAGTGTTAAAGAGAAGTGTTAGAAACTGTGTCAAGCACagatttaaaatgataaatggTTTCCTAGAATTAAACTTgtcaaaacacttttaaacacgtgttatatttgttaaaaacaaataacttgagAACGTTTGATCCTGTACAAATATACAACCATTTGCACAGGTCTGCGTTGGCTTTATTGTCTTGATATTTCTACGTATTCTACACTAATTCCTGTACGCTGCATTCGCAAACGATATTCACTTTTCTCTATCACgcacagatttttcacaaaacgtcataaatgcaatacataaaagaaagaccacaacacttagttttgagactaaaagacagATTTCACACCAACAAACAAATCAGGATGAATGAAGATACATATTTGTTTgatatcaatgttcttcccttttcttcagtttgttttaattttagttaacaaacaaaacaataaaatatattcattgtggaaagcgaaataataatttgatctaagtacgagtgtttttttttctttccgatTAGTAAAAAATCCTTTCTTGATAGAAAAgagtaaatattattttccaagtatgcgtagctgaattatggaaaatctgttattaaaaccaaaacaatctttatgaagtttaaagttGCAGGCCTGAATTATTATTCTGGGATATGTTTTTATTAGGTGTTTGTATTATCTCTCCAAAAGGAATTTTTACGTCACGTTCTTAGAAGCTCAGAAACTAGTTCGACAGATGAAAAAATACAGATTAATGAGTTAGAGTGCTTCTTAATTTGTTCTTGATTCTATTTTACgaatattgagtttttgttttgatgAAGGTTATAGAAATACAAAGAAGTGCAGAATATAAAAAGTTAGCAAATAAGTATAGTGTCTACTGTAAAGCTAGGCCTATCAGCAATATTAGCTAAGCGAAGTTGTACAAGTCGTACAAAGATAGTTGAAGAATGAGACTGATTTCATTGTTGGTAAGTGGAGTAGAGTTTGTTTTATCAGACAATCCAAAAGAAACTGTTACAACATTGGTGTAAGAAGTGacattattttggtaaaaataaaataaaacctaaactgAAATTCAAAATTATCATGTACTTgaagcaaaattgaaaatttaatggaactgatgaaacaatggaGAGAATAAAAGAAGAAAGAGAGGAAGTTAAAATAAGATTAAGAAACATGATACCAGAAACTAAAAGAGGACCTAGAAGAAAGAGTGAAAATGAGAAAGAAAGAGATGGGaagttaaaagaagaattataatAACAAGGCATAAGTTTtacaaatgaattaaaataaaacccacaaaaaacaaacaaattaatgaaaaaaaggaaaagtaCAGGCTGTAGTtgaattacagaaatattatgaCAACAACACCAGTGAAGTACagaagaatatttagaaaaataagatattaagaaGATGAACTGGTAAATGTATGAATTAAAACAACCACACCATTTTCTGCATTTACTCAAGAATTACAAACCCAACCACTATTAACTATACAATATGAAATGGGATAATTTATTTGGCCCACACTTGTTACCACTGTTACTGTGCCAGGACGTTTCTGGATTACTCCAAGTACATTACTTCATCAATTGAGAAACCACTATATTATATTAGGAACGTACCATAAGAGGCATACcagatacatatttatataaattccaACGTGAATGAAAGGAGTAGGGAAGAAATTACTCTTGCTGCACAGTTAAAACATTCCAACGcagaacaataacaaataaaaggaAGCAAAAGCCATCTTATTCAAACCCCTGTATTAGAATTAATTACTATCCTTCTATTAGAAGTAAACACTAAGCATGTATTAGAACTAACCGCTACATTTAGAAATAACAACTAACTCTGTATAGCACTACCCACTACCCCTGTATTAGAACTAATAACTACTCCTGCTAAATATCATTACCTCTGTATAAAACTGATCATTACCCTTGTATTAGAACTAATCACTAATGCTGTATAGAACTAAGCACTACCCCTGTAGTAGAAGTAATCATTACACCTGTACAGAACTAACCACTACCACTTTATTGGAACTAATCACTACTCCAGTATAAAACTAACCACTAACCCTGTATTAGGACTAATCACTACTCCTTTATTAGAACTAACCTCTACCTCTGTATAGAACTTATCACTACCCCTATATAGAACTAATCACTACCCCTACATTAGAACTAACCACTTCTCTTATATATAACTAATCATTAGCCCTGTATTGGAACTAACCACTATCCTTGTATTAGCATACCCAACTTTTAAGACTTGCTTACAATAGATAAAAATGAACTAATTTTACAGTGTTATCACATGTGCAGCACTGAAAAGAACACGTGATTGTTTACTTTATCAAGACAATAATTTTTCAAAGGAGGTATTGTACAACTCAAAGAGAACTGCTAAGTGCTGATTGAATCTAAAGTAATTTCCGTCACTATCCATAtagaaaaaagtttatatttcgaACATATCAATGCAATATTTAAGTGACTGAAGAATTATCATAATGCAGAATGTCAGATATAAAGGAAGCTCCGTAAGTATCAGGAGTACAAGTTAAACATCATGAAACATCCTGGATAGAAGTACGCAAATACTGATGCGTTGTCACAAAAAATACCCTACTATCCTGAAGAATGCAACCactggaaaaaaaagaggataaataaaaccaacttaaagtacaaaacagtttaatcaaaataagacatGGAGAAGAAAATAATTGAATTCAACAATGACTTGAAAGATGCTATTCTAATTATCCAGTGAATGAGAAATGATGCAGAAGAATCCTTATGGAATAAAGAATTCCTACAAgatggtttgttatttttaaaattggagCATGTAAGTGGAAACAAATTATTGTTGTAGTTGGtacttttacagttactacaatcAGATGCGCTTTATCTTCACAACATATCAATAACTGGATGCCAAGGTGTTACGAAAACACTTGAGAAGATACAAGAACGTTTCTACTGAGTTGGATGCTGGAACTCTCTAAATGATTGGTGTAAATCATGTAATTGGTACTAGGAAGGAAAGGTTCAAGAAGAAAACAGCATGGATAGTACTACTGTGTTAGAATGCCACATGGAGTATTTCACCAAGTGGACAGAAACATAAACTATTGCAAGGAAGCTCGTAAATGAACTTGTTTCAAGATCTGTAGTGTCTATCAGGGATGGAACTGGGGATGTGATGCTTATATAACTTTTCTCAGATCAGGGATCTAATTTGGGATCAATGGAGCTGTGTCGAATTGTTGGAATGAAAAAAGACCAGGACAACAGTCCTTCTTTCAATTTTTGATGGAATAATGGATACATATTAGCCATTCATATTGATAGACATCAGAAAATGTGGGGTCAACATTTTTCACTTTCACTTATGAGCTATTAAACAGTGACACTTAAAATTACAGTCAAACATAACAGTATAATGACTGAAATTGTCATTGGACCTTCTGTACTTTCTGTACTTATAATCTAAGGAACATCAGTCGGAAAAGTCTTCCGCACATTATACAGTGTGACTAAGAAACACATTGGTTACATGACTTTACCCGTGAAATACTTAAATTAGATATGATGTAAATACTGACGAGACTGAAGTTCACAGTTGTGTCATGGTATGGTTAATACAATCCATgctaaagtgtgtgtgtgttttcttatagcaaagccacataggactaTGTGATCGGTTCACCGAAGGGTCGTTTTTACTGAGTCATTGTGTTTGTACTCAATTTGTCTGTTAGTTTAGTTCTGGGAACATTGAGCTTGAGTTTCAATGAAGAAAATACAAGACGATGTTGTACGTACAAAGGAAATAAGAAAAACTGTTGTACCAACGTCTACTGTGAACTTAGACTATCGGCtattgtatcaggtcatcccacaagTAATGCCGTTTTTATGAGATAGGATAAATTTAAATGCATATTGCTTGGCTAAATGAAGTTATCCTCAAAGTCATATAAGTTATATAAGATGGCTTGATAGCATTAAGTGTAAGCCAGTTCGTTTCTTTACTAGATTTTTTTATGAACTCAATTATCATGGAGGTGTCAGAAGAGCATATAAGGCATATAATATTTTACGAGCACAGAAAACGGAAAAGTGTTACTGAAGCTACGAGAAGTATTCAAGAAGTGTACGGAAATGACATTCTGAATCCAAGGAAGTGTCAAAGATGGTTCaattagtttattgtttgtttgtttatcgaatttcgcacaaaactatatGAGGGTTacctgctctagccatccctaatttaggcgtgtaagactaaagggaaggcagctagtcatcaccacccaccgtcaactcttgggctactcctttgccaacgaatagtgggattgaccgtcacattataacgctcttactgctgaaagggcaagcatgtttggtgtgacaggaatttggacccgctaccctcggattatgagtcgagtgccttaataacCGGGCCTTTAATAAGTTTAGAACTGGTCACTGCAGCTTGACAGATGCAGCTCGCATTGGGCGCCCTGTTGAGTTTGATAATGACCTGATTCTAGCAACACTTGAGGAGGattgtgctgtaactgttgaagaattagTCCAAAAATTCAATTCATCTCTTTCCACTGTCCATCGATATTTGCAACAACTTGGTAGAGTTTCAAAGTTGGGAAAATTGGTACCACGTGAGTTGTCAGCTGATAATCTGAGAGAACAAGTATACATCTGCACATCTCTTCATTCTCGTAAACTTCAAGCTTTGTTTTTGAACCGCTTAGTGACTGAAGATGAGAAATGGGTACTCTATCAAAATGTTAAATGCCGCCAACAATGGGTTAGTGCAAGAGAACCAGCTACACCATAGTCAAAAGCGAATATACACCCTAGGAAAGCTTTGCTTGGTGTTTGATGGGATATAATATActgtgagttgttacaaccaaacCAGACAAACACTGCTGAAGATTCTGTCAACAATTGGATCGATTGAatgtgcattaaaaaaaaagagagacctGCTTTGGTGCATCAGAAAGGAGTTGTTTTCCATTATGTCAATGCACTTCCTCACACCTCTAGGATCATTTACAGAAACTTTGAAGAGCTTGGTTAGGAGAATCTTCCCCATCCCCCATATtctcctgatcttgctccttcAGATCACCATCTTTTAAGAAGCTTGGAGCATCATCTGagtgaaaaacagtttacttctaaGGATGATTTAAAAAATAGCCTTTGTACCTTTCTTGTCTGTAAACCACCTGATTTTTATAAGTGTGGtatctaaaatattttgagaCGTTGAGAGACCGTTATTGAAAGTGATGGGAAATACATAActgattaaagttgttatttgagttatttttcaccttttaaatcttagtgttaCAAATGATATTATTTATGAGATGACGTCATAACTTGCATAAGTTGTAGAACTTATAGTGGAATAAATAAAACACCGTCATCATCATTTCGTggaagggtttggtttgttttgaatttcaggcaaagctacacgagagctatctgcgctagccgtctctaatttagtagtgtaagacaaaagagaaggcagctagtcatcaccacccaccgtcaactcttgggctactgttttaccaacgaatattgagtttgaccgtacattataacgatcctacggctgaaagggcgagcatgtttggtgtgacagggatttgaactcgtgactctcagattacaagtcgagttcctGAAagacctggtcatgctgggcctcgTGGAAggtactttatttttactaaataatccaAAAGTGCCCTCTCAGGAATAGAAACCATTACAATAGcatcttataattaaaaaaaaaggtttaattagTACATTCATTTCAAGTAAACTGTTGGATTTATTTGAAGTCAAATGTATTAACAGAATAAATAATCTGAGGCCTTAGATGGTATTTTGAAtaagtttgtaacaattttaaaaactgtttaactcGAAACTAAAAGAGAAAGTTAGAAGACAAATATTCGATGCCAGAATGTGCTGAAGAGTAAATAATAccaactaattataaaaaatgtatatattattgatgaggcaaacattcattttattactacaatttaaggacctggcatggccagatggttaagatgctcaactcgtaatccgcgggttcgaatccccgtcacaccaaacatgcttgcccttctaGCCGCGAGGACGTTATattattacggtcaatcccactattcgttggtaaaagagtagcccaagagctggcggtgggtggtgatgactagctgccttccctctagccttacactgctaaattagggacggctagcacagatagccctagagtagctttgtgcgaatttcaaaaacaaaacaaacaaacttacactactaaattatggacggctggcgctGATAGCTATCatgtagcgaaattcaaaacaaactaaatcaaactagaatttcacattattattacttttaactgACTTAATTATTGTAAGAACGAATACAAGTTATCttctaaatatttcaatgttatatctGCTAATTAGCAGATATTGTAATAACATCTTGACTAACTTTTCTCCATTCATTGAATGAATTGAGGCGAGTTTTATCGATAGTTTTTGTacttagttatatagttcatctTTAATACATAGTAAGGTACGGAACTGactttgaaattttgaaaagagtaaaatttgcaaaaaaattgatttaataaatgtgaaataattaataattactaattaACAATTTCACCGAAACGTTTTTCATTTTTGCAGCATATTTCCCAAACGTGAGTGTTtcgaaagtttatattttatgatatagtTTCCTCTTTGGATATATTTACaacatttctattttaattttaaaaaccctctcgataaaatattttgaaaactcaTGCCAATGGCACTTAGTGTTGAATAACTTATATTCACAGTTATAAGATACCATACGTAATATTCCAATTACTAatacgaatttaaaaaaaaaaattcctggaGGTCATTTTTAGCTATAAGGTCAGTTAATATTTCCTGGGACGAACTTTACGATACTTGTAACTAgtcaaatatgttttacaaaccGCATAAATCTGCAATGTTGTTTTTCTAACTGAGGTCAACTCTACTTCTTAAATAAACAGACAACTGAtacataatttaatgaaattaatactcGAACAAATAATTAAAGAACAACTTTTTGAAACACCCAagagaaatatattattacaagattGTGTTAGAAGTTTCACATGAAATTTAAACGCAGTCTATTAACGACTGAAATGTCCAATCGGTATTTCAGTTTTACCGACAGAGTAAACTATGAATTACATTTCCAGTGGAATCTTGTCAATTTAGAAACACAATGGCCAGACTTAAGCATAATATCAAAATTAGCACAAGGAATTTCTTATTTCTAATTACCTTATTCTTTTACAAGACcagcttacaaaaaaaaaaatatcaaataatgtaaTCAAAATGATTTCGTAGGTGAAGTACTCATGTAACCAAAAGCGTCGTTCCTTTGAGGCAGTGAAAAATTCACAGATTTCTGTCCCTCAATAGTTGACATGAAGCCGTTAGATGGCGTTGCTTTCCCACTGAAGACATTTTCCAATGAAGAAACTCTCCGTTCTTGGAGTAGACAGTGAACTTTTCTAGCCATGGACCCTGCCAAAATAGcagcaaaaaaaaacatgcaGCTTAGAACTCCAGAAAGGGCCAGGAAGGGGGTACAGTTGAATCCTGAAACGCTATTACCATCCAAGGGTTTTTTGTCAGcttaaaaaaaatagaatgtaAATTAGAacactataatata of the Tachypleus tridentatus isolate NWPU-2018 chromosome 13, ASM421037v1, whole genome shotgun sequence genome contains:
- the LOC143236171 gene encoding histone-lysine N-methyltransferase SETMAR-like: MSDIKEAPLTDAARIGRPVEFDNDLILATLEEDCAVTVEELVQKFNSSLSTVHRYLQQLGRVSKLGKLVPRELSADNLREQVYICTSLHSRKLQALFLNRLVTEDEKWVLYQNVKCRQQWVSAREPATP